One window of the Triticum dicoccoides isolate Atlit2015 ecotype Zavitan chromosome 3B, WEW_v2.0, whole genome shotgun sequence genome contains the following:
- the LOC119280317 gene encoding ninja-family protein MODD-like, with product MATTFNIRLSTYVLNMDSYTVFRFRDIYGTPGAQGRSLSSAIVSSSQGTDGVHQAEGANNTIMATTSSPAPAVIEAALGSGGGQQDDSEMSKVREIPLVSTSGLPNGRRIVGLLYEYSKVDEVTILCMCHGSFLTPAEFVEHAGGGQVANPLGSIFVMPPPWL from the exons ATGGCCACGACGTTCAACATTAGATTGTCCACATATGTGCTCAACATGGACTCATACACAGTATTCCGTTTTCGTGACATATACG GAACTCCTGGCGCTCAAGGGCGGAGCCTGTCATCAGCTATTGTGTCCTCCTCTCAGGGTACAGATGGTGTGCACCAGGCCGAGGGTGCTAACAACACCATCATGGCAAccacttcttctccggcaccagcgGTAATAGAGGCAGCCCTTGGTTCTGGGGGAGGGCAACAAGATGATTCAGAGATGTCGAAGGTGCGGGAGATTCCATTGGTGTCGACCAGCGGGCTCCCCAATGGCAGGAGGATTGTAGGCTTGCTGTACGAGTACAGTAAAGTTGATGAGGTGACGATTTTGTGTATGTGCCATGGTAGCTTCCTAACTCCGGCGGAGTTTGTGGAGCATGCTGGAGGCGGTCAAGTCGCCAACCCGCTGGGGAGCATCTTCGTCATGCCCCCGCCTTGGCTTTGA